The proteins below are encoded in one region of Thermococcus peptonophilus:
- a CDS encoding ferritin family protein: MDAGKLIEKVIWQENELYNLYKLGETFALFERPELRDDFFQLAEEELRHRKTLESLLSEGTIKGLLLDYMEELELEPMVHDDRANPESLEELVVEALIREKHAYELYTKLSNLLEGSLSQIFRMMAGEELKHAYRLRIIYEKIDG, encoded by the coding sequence ATGGACGCAGGAAAGCTCATAGAAAAGGTTATCTGGCAGGAAAACGAGCTCTACAACCTATACAAGCTCGGTGAAACCTTTGCACTCTTTGAGAGGCCCGAGCTCAGGGATGACTTCTTTCAGCTCGCTGAAGAGGAGCTGAGGCACAGAAAGACCCTTGAGAGCCTTCTTTCGGAGGGCACAATCAAGGGACTGCTCCTTGACTACATGGAGGAGCTCGAACTGGAGCCGATGGTTCACGACGATAGGGCAAACCCCGAGAGCCTAGAGGAACTGGTAGTAGAGGCACTGATAAGGGAAAAACACGCATACGAGCTCTACACAAAGCTTTCTAACCTCCTAGAAGGAAGTCTATCCCAGATATTCCGGATGATGGCAGGAGAAGAGCTGAAACACGCCTACAGGCTGAGGATTATATACGAAAAAATCGATGGATAA
- a CDS encoding HAD-IIA family hydrolase, whose product MTRKIGIIFDMDGVIYRGSEPIKGARELIEFLKAKKIPFLFLTNNSTRDPAMYREKLLSMSIDVPEEVIITSGLATRLYMERHFEPGDIFVIGGKGLLREMERLGWGVVGLEDARKGAWKRIKHVVVGLDPGLTYEKLKYGTLAIRNGASFIGTNPDTTYPAEEGLYPGAGAIIAALKASTDREPLIIGKPNEPAYEVVKDKIGDVEGLWMVGDRLDTDIAFAKRFGMKAIMVLTGVSTLRDVAESEIKPDLVLPDVGELKRYLEAVL is encoded by the coding sequence ATGACGAGAAAAATCGGCATTATCTTCGACATGGACGGCGTCATCTACAGAGGCAGCGAGCCAATAAAGGGCGCGAGAGAGCTTATCGAGTTCCTGAAAGCGAAGAAAATACCCTTCCTGTTCCTCACGAACAACTCAACGAGAGACCCCGCAATGTACCGGGAAAAGCTCCTCTCGATGAGCATAGACGTGCCGGAAGAGGTTATAATCACGTCGGGCCTTGCCACAAGGCTCTACATGGAGAGGCACTTCGAACCCGGAGATATCTTTGTCATCGGTGGAAAGGGGCTTCTCAGGGAGATGGAGCGCCTCGGCTGGGGGGTCGTTGGCCTTGAAGATGCTAGGAAAGGCGCCTGGAAGAGAATCAAGCACGTCGTTGTGGGCCTCGACCCTGGGCTAACCTACGAGAAGCTCAAGTACGGAACGCTCGCCATAAGGAACGGGGCGAGCTTCATCGGAACCAACCCGGACACGACCTATCCAGCGGAGGAGGGTCTCTACCCCGGTGCTGGGGCAATAATAGCAGCACTCAAAGCATCAACGGACAGAGAGCCACTGATCATCGGCAAGCCCAACGAACCTGCCTATGAAGTTGTCAAGGACAAGATTGGGGACGTTGAAGGGCTCTGGATGGTCGGCGACAGGCTCGATACTGATATAGCGTTCGCAAAGCGCTTCGGCATGAAGGCCATAATGGTGCTCACGGGCGTCAGCACGCTCAGGGACGTTGCCGAAAGCGAGATAAAGCCGGACCTCGTTCTCCCGGATGTGGGGGAGCTGAAAAGGTACCTGGAGGCTGTCCTTTAG
- a CDS encoding DUF1616 domain-containing protein: protein MEWKKYWDLLTIIALSLLLDLLIFYFPDSLMRKVLGLAFVLFFPGYVFITALFPNRKELDNLERLALSFGLSIAVVPLIGLGLNYTPWGIRLTPVLVSLTIFNVIFALAAMYRRAKAFDPWVPWITLEDIKRELEWDQASRVDKALTVVLIAAIITSVGVLAYVVTHPKPGEAFTEFYILGPEGKAADYPTELKVGQNGTVIIGIVNHEGRNVTYYVQIWLVNLTWDNTTNTTIVYEMYPMPGWFNVTLPSVPVNIEGNWTPQFETNYTFSIDKPGKWQVWFLLFKDKPPELPPAPPNGNYAETEARNLILKAINGTIQSLKLNVEVRP from the coding sequence ATGGAGTGGAAGAAGTACTGGGACCTGCTTACTATCATCGCCCTCTCCCTGCTCCTTGACCTCCTGATATTTTACTTCCCCGATAGCCTAATGAGAAAAGTCCTCGGTTTAGCTTTCGTCCTCTTCTTCCCGGGCTACGTCTTCATAACGGCCCTCTTCCCGAACAGGAAGGAGCTCGACAACCTGGAGAGGTTGGCGCTCAGCTTCGGCCTCAGCATAGCGGTAGTCCCCCTCATCGGCCTCGGCCTGAACTACACGCCCTGGGGGATAAGGCTCACGCCCGTCCTCGTCAGCTTAACGATCTTCAACGTAATTTTTGCGTTGGCGGCAATGTATAGACGTGCTAAAGCCTTCGACCCCTGGGTTCCGTGGATAACGCTTGAGGACATCAAGAGGGAGCTTGAGTGGGATCAGGCGAGCAGGGTTGACAAGGCCCTGACCGTTGTCCTGATAGCGGCCATAATAACCTCAGTAGGAGTCCTCGCTTATGTGGTCACGCACCCCAAGCCGGGCGAGGCCTTCACGGAGTTCTACATCCTCGGCCCTGAGGGAAAAGCGGCAGACTACCCCACCGAGCTAAAGGTCGGCCAGAACGGGACGGTGATAATCGGCATCGTCAACCACGAGGGCAGGAACGTGACCTACTACGTCCAGATCTGGCTGGTGAACCTCACGTGGGACAACACCACCAACACGACGATCGTTTATGAAATGTACCCGATGCCCGGCTGGTTCAACGTGACGCTCCCTTCCGTCCCGGTTAACATCGAGGGCAACTGGACGCCCCAGTTTGAGACCAACTACACGTTCAGCATAGATAAGCCTGGAAAGTGGCAGGTCTGGTTCCTCCTCTTCAAGGATAAACCGCCGGAACTGCCCCCAGCACCGCCAAACGGAAACTACGCGGAGACCGAGGCTAGAAACCTGATACTCAAGGCCATCAACGGGACGATACAGAGCCTCAAACTCAACGTCGAAGTGAGGCCGTGA